A single genomic interval of Psychroserpens sp. NJDZ02 harbors:
- a CDS encoding M13 family metallopeptidase, with protein sequence MKINLKKTTVIGIVGCLTVLGCKEEQKPEPVAKPVAQVEVVPGINLDYMDKTTEPKEDFFKYVNGKWLENNEIPDDQSTWGSFQELRKKTDADALAILKSAMSDNKDLDNIKVLPGSDQEKAVHYYQTIMDTVGRNKLGIDPVRPYLEKIAAIKNSDDLQAYMIEMEPKGGGGLYGFGVSSDPKDSNRNVAYLGGGSTGLPDRDYYVKDDADSKEKRQQYVAHITRMLQFLGDSEADARTQANQILAFETRLAEAKMDKVDRRDARKRYNPRSIEDVQKMVPAVNWKNFLSGIGVKKVDTVIVGDLGYFNRLQEVLVEGNVSDWKAYLKWLTFNNSAGFLSTDIENANWDFYGKELNGAKAQRPRDERALGALNGTIGEALGKLYVDKKFPPEAKVKAKKMIENVILAFENRINKLDWMSPETKVKAIEKLKATKVKIAYPDQWKDYSELQISSVDNGGSYLQNSLNARAWSFKEDLEKLAKPVDKSEWYMAPQVVNAYFNPAYNEIVFPAAILQPPFYNFNADDAVNYGGIGAVIGHEISHSFDDSGSRYDKDGNLNNWWTDEDLKQFEGLGKALADQYSAIEVLPETNINGAFTLGENIGDLGGVLAAYDALQMSFDQEGKRPEDIDGYTAEQRFFMSWATVWRTKMRDDALKTRIKTDPHSPGMTRAVQPLLNIDTFYEAFDIKEGDKMYIAPEDRVRIW encoded by the coding sequence ATGAAAATCAACCTTAAAAAAACAACTGTAATAGGTATAGTTGGCTGTTTAACCGTCTTAGGATGTAAGGAAGAACAGAAACCGGAACCTGTAGCAAAGCCTGTTGCGCAGGTAGAAGTCGTTCCTGGTATCAATTTAGATTACATGGACAAAACAACAGAGCCAAAAGAAGACTTCTTTAAATATGTTAATGGAAAATGGTTAGAGAATAACGAAATTCCAGATGATCAATCCACTTGGGGTAGTTTCCAAGAATTACGTAAAAAAACAGATGCTGACGCATTAGCAATCTTAAAATCTGCGATGTCTGATAATAAGGATTTAGATAATATTAAAGTATTACCAGGTTCAGATCAAGAGAAGGCAGTGCATTATTATCAAACAATAATGGATACCGTTGGCCGTAATAAGTTGGGTATTGATCCTGTAAGACCTTATTTGGAGAAGATTGCTGCAATTAAAAACAGTGATGATTTACAAGCCTACATGATAGAAATGGAGCCGAAAGGTGGTGGAGGTTTATATGGTTTTGGAGTAAGCTCAGACCCTAAAGATAGTAATCGTAATGTTGCTTATTTAGGAGGAGGAAGTACAGGGTTACCTGATAGAGATTATTATGTAAAAGATGATGCGGACTCTAAAGAAAAAAGACAACAATATGTGGCGCATATTACTAGAATGTTACAGTTTTTAGGAGATAGTGAAGCAGATGCCAGAACACAAGCTAACCAAATTTTAGCTTTTGAAACCAGATTAGCAGAAGCTAAAATGGATAAAGTAGATCGTCGTGATGCACGTAAACGTTATAACCCAAGATCTATTGAAGATGTTCAGAAAATGGTGCCAGCAGTAAATTGGAAAAACTTTTTATCAGGTATTGGAGTTAAAAAAGTGGATACTGTTATTGTTGGAGACTTAGGATATTTTAATAGGTTACAAGAGGTGTTGGTTGAAGGTAACGTTAGTGATTGGAAAGCTTATTTAAAATGGTTGACATTTAATAATTCAGCAGGATTTTTAAGTACTGATATTGAAAATGCTAACTGGGACTTTTATGGAAAAGAATTAAATGGAGCTAAAGCACAACGTCCAAGAGATGAGCGCGCATTAGGAGCATTAAACGGAACTATAGGAGAGGCTTTAGGTAAATTGTATGTAGATAAAAAGTTTCCGCCAGAAGCTAAAGTTAAAGCAAAGAAGATGATAGAGAATGTTATTTTAGCATTCGAGAATCGTATTAACAAGTTGGATTGGATGAGTCCAGAGACGAAGGTTAAAGCGATCGAAAAATTAAAAGCGACTAAAGTTAAAATCGCATATCCTGATCAATGGAAAGATTATTCAGAATTACAAATTAGTAGTGTCGATAATGGTGGGTCTTATTTACAAAACTCATTAAACGCTCGTGCTTGGAGTTTTAAAGAAGATTTAGAAAAGTTAGCTAAGCCTGTTGATAAGTCAGAATGGTATATGGCACCACAAGTCGTTAATGCTTATTTTAATCCAGCATACAACGAGATTGTTTTTCCTGCAGCTATTTTACAACCACCTTTTTATAATTTTAATGCAGATGATGCTGTAAATTATGGTGGAATTGGAGCGGTAATTGGTCATGAGATTTCTCATAGTTTTGATGATTCGGGATCACGTTATGATAAGGACGGTAATTTAAACAACTGGTGGACGGATGAGGATCTTAAACAGTTTGAAGGTTTAGGAAAAGCATTAGCTGATCAGTATTCTGCAATAGAAGTATTGCCAGAGACTAATATTAATGGTGCGTTTACCTTAGGTGAAAATATTGGAGATTTAGGAGGTGTGCTTGCTGCTTATGATGCATTACAAATGAGTTTTGATCAAGAAGGTAAGAGACCTGAAGATATTGACGGTTACACTGCAGAACAACGCTTTTTTATGAGTTGGGCAACAGTATGGAGAACTAAAATGCGTGATGATGCATTAAAGACAAGAATTAAAACAGATCCACATTCTCCTGGAATGACAAGAGCTGTACAACCGTTATTAAATATTGATACGTTTTATGAAGCGTTTGATATTAAAGAAGGTGATAAAATGTATATCGCACCAGAAGATAGAGTAAGGATCTGGTAG
- a CDS encoding T9SS type A sorting domain-containing protein: MKKLLFLSFLLMVSISFGQFNQDAPWMSSLKLASRTDSNTIKFQEIVSAFDTYWETKDPNVKGSGYKPFKRWETYWSNFVKEDGTLPTALELWNTYLQVKGDKTNQRSSDGVMVDNSNWVPIGPFSHTNTGSWSPGQGRVNVVVPDPNTPTTIYAGVPAGGLWKSVDAGLTWITTTDDLPQIGVSGIAVDNNNTDIIYIATGDDDAGDTYSIGVMKSTDGGLTWNTTGLSVSNSPDSMNDIYINPNDSNMLWVATNDGVYKSIDAGATWSNQNTLGASNGTSGINIKDLKIKPSDPNVLYAVSSDAFYISTNAGESFSLSGSGLPVSVNSSGLPVSVVSRYVIDVTPANPNVVYVLVSDASFDFGGVFKSVNSGGTFTQVASVEDNGDIFESTQSWYDLAFAVSDTNENEIYTGVLNIWRGVVSGTQTRFTKLNDWDAPFQSAYSHADIHFLRFFNGDLFAGTDGGFYKSTNDGISFTDLTAGMQISQFYRVAVSKQTSDKLVGGLQDNGGHAFNNGQWQNYYGADGMDTAIDPVNSDNFYGFIQYGSNLYTSTSAGASVAGNVSAPIGEKGNWITPLVMNSNSELYSGFSALYKLQNNSWVAVSPSFLQNIDVLEIDDLDPENIYLATNAVLRKSTNAGVDFSTIQTFRSNITSIEISNTDSDIIYVSTSGTNGQVLKSIDGGVNFSNISNGLPNVTKNSIKHQALHPKNPLFLGTSLGVYRYDDDTLTWEVFNVGLPNVAVTDIEINVLDGKITAATYGRGIWQSEISTELSATDVKLVTVNGITSSADCSSSVSAQVEIENNGLNDIFSVDFTYYIDGVPDSFTWTGNLVSQASTLVDLPQLTLEKGTHVFKVNSTTVGDAYEINNNSEQKIIHVNGTGTVGVINTFQTIEEELLVIDDGATTQYWQRGVPSGAVLNNTGGDLSNQVYATNLSGDHVNNVKSYLMSQCFDLTTVSNPMIKFDMAFELETDWDIVYMEYSADQGLSWDVLGTATDANWYNSATSEGQNGTCFNCPGAQWTGVDSQYATMTEYSYDLAAFSTQSSIMFRFVFHSDQAVSEEGVLVDNLVISGGVLSLDKFQEDAFVVYPNPSQGIFNIRTKANPSLSINVYDVTGKLIYTKDVAKINNNSYRLDLSDYATGVYFLNLESKTSKITKKIVVN; this comes from the coding sequence ATGAAAAAATTATTATTCTTATCATTCTTGTTAATGGTGTCCATTTCCTTTGGGCAGTTTAATCAAGATGCGCCATGGATGAGTAGTTTAAAGCTAGCATCAAGGACGGATTCAAACACTATAAAATTTCAAGAAATAGTCAGTGCTTTTGATACGTATTGGGAAACTAAAGATCCTAACGTTAAGGGGAGTGGTTATAAACCTTTTAAAAGGTGGGAAACCTATTGGTCTAATTTTGTTAAAGAGGATGGGACCTTGCCAACTGCATTAGAGCTATGGAATACATATTTACAGGTTAAAGGAGATAAAACTAATCAAAGGAGTAGTGATGGCGTTATGGTTGATAACAGTAATTGGGTTCCGATAGGACCTTTTTCTCATACCAATACGGGGTCTTGGTCGCCAGGTCAAGGTCGTGTAAATGTAGTCGTTCCTGATCCTAATACGCCGACAACAATTTATGCAGGTGTTCCTGCTGGTGGTTTGTGGAAATCGGTAGATGCGGGTTTAACTTGGATTACAACAACAGACGATTTACCACAAATAGGAGTTTCAGGGATTGCTGTAGACAATAACAATACTGATATTATTTATATTGCTACAGGAGATGATGATGCAGGAGATACATATAGTATTGGTGTTATGAAATCAACAGATGGTGGTTTAACATGGAATACAACAGGGTTAAGTGTTAGTAATTCTCCTGATTCGATGAACGATATTTATATTAACCCAAATGATTCTAATATGTTATGGGTAGCCACTAATGATGGTGTGTATAAATCTATAGATGCTGGGGCTACTTGGTCTAATCAAAATACTTTAGGAGCTTCAAATGGGACTTCTGGAATAAATATTAAAGACTTAAAAATAAAACCGAGTGACCCAAATGTATTGTATGCGGTTTCGAGTGATGCGTTTTATATCTCTACAAATGCTGGGGAATCTTTCTCTTTAAGCGGCTCGGGGTTGCCAGTATCAGTAAACAGCTCAGGGTTGCCAGTATCAGTTGTTTCTAGATATGTAATAGATGTCACGCCGGCTAATCCAAATGTGGTGTATGTATTAGTTTCAGATGCGTCTTTTGATTTTGGAGGAGTGTTTAAATCCGTTAATTCTGGTGGCACATTTACTCAGGTAGCTTCAGTAGAAGATAATGGTGATATTTTTGAATCGACACAATCTTGGTATGATTTAGCTTTTGCTGTTTCAGATACAAATGAAAACGAAATTTATACAGGTGTTTTAAATATTTGGAGAGGTGTTGTTAGTGGCACTCAAACTAGATTTACAAAACTAAATGATTGGGATGCTCCTTTTCAGTCGGCATATTCTCACGCAGATATTCATTTTTTAAGATTTTTTAATGGGGATTTATTTGCAGGCACTGATGGTGGATTTTATAAATCGACAAACGACGGGATTAGTTTTACTGATTTGACAGCAGGAATGCAAATTAGTCAGTTTTATAGAGTGGCTGTTTCTAAGCAAACATCGGATAAATTAGTAGGAGGGTTGCAGGATAATGGTGGACATGCTTTTAATAATGGGCAATGGCAAAATTATTATGGGGCAGATGGAATGGATACAGCTATAGATCCTGTTAATTCTGACAATTTTTATGGTTTTATTCAATATGGAAGTAATTTATATACGTCTACCTCGGCAGGAGCTAGTGTTGCAGGTAATGTTTCGGCTCCAATTGGTGAAAAAGGTAACTGGATAACGCCGCTTGTTATGAATAGTAATAGTGAGTTGTATTCTGGTTTTAGTGCTTTATATAAATTGCAAAATAATAGTTGGGTAGCAGTATCGCCTTCTTTTTTACAGAATATAGATGTTTTAGAAATAGATGATTTAGATCCTGAAAATATTTATTTGGCTACTAATGCGGTACTAAGAAAAAGCACCAATGCAGGTGTTGACTTTTCAACAATCCAAACCTTTCGATCAAACATAACGTCAATAGAAATTAGTAACACAGATAGTGATATAATATATGTATCAACCTCTGGTACGAATGGTCAAGTGTTAAAATCTATAGATGGCGGGGTTAATTTTAGTAACATATCAAACGGTCTACCAAATGTTACAAAAAACAGTATTAAACATCAAGCTTTACATCCTAAAAATCCATTGTTTTTAGGGACTAGTTTGGGGGTTTATAGATATGATGACGATACGTTAACTTGGGAGGTATTTAATGTTGGTTTGCCAAATGTGGCAGTTACGGATATAGAGATTAATGTGTTGGATGGTAAAATAACAGCAGCGACTTATGGTCGAGGAATTTGGCAATCAGAAATATCTACAGAATTATCGGCTACAGATGTTAAATTAGTTACAGTAAATGGGATAACAAGTTCGGCGGATTGTAGTTCTAGTGTTTCTGCTCAAGTAGAAATTGAAAACAATGGGCTAAATGATATTTTTTCTGTAGATTTTACATATTATATTGATGGAGTTCCAGATAGTTTTACTTGGACAGGCAACTTGGTTTCGCAAGCTTCAACACTTGTTGATTTGCCTCAGTTGACATTGGAGAAAGGAACGCATGTGTTTAAAGTCAATTCGACAACAGTTGGCGATGCTTATGAAATTAATAATAACTCTGAACAAAAAATAATTCACGTTAATGGTACTGGTACAGTAGGCGTTATTAATACTTTTCAAACTATTGAAGAAGAGCTTTTAGTTATTGATGATGGTGCGACAACTCAATATTGGCAACGCGGTGTGCCTAGTGGGGCGGTATTAAATAATACTGGAGGAGATTTAAGTAATCAAGTTTATGCTACAAATCTTTCTGGAGATCATGTTAACAATGTTAAAAGTTATTTGATGTCTCAATGTTTTGATTTAACAACAGTGTCTAATCCTATGATTAAGTTTGATATGGCGTTTGAGTTAGAAACCGATTGGGATATTGTATATATGGAGTATTCAGCAGATCAAGGTTTGTCTTGGGATGTTTTGGGTACAGCGACGGATGCTAATTGGTACAATAGTGCAACGTCTGAAGGGCAGAATGGGACGTGTTTCAATTGTCCTGGCGCACAATGGACAGGTGTTGATTCGCAATATGCAACCATGACAGAATATAGTTATGATTTAGCGGCATTTAGTACTCAAAGTAGTATAATGTTTAGGTTTGTATTTCACTCTGATCAAGCGGTAAGTGAAGAGGGGGTGCTTGTGGATAATCTGGTTATTTCTGGAGGCGTATTAAGTCTGGACAAATTCCAGGAAGATGCTTTTGTAGTTTATCCAAATCCATCTCAAGGAATATTTAATATTAGGACTAAAGCTAATCCATCTTTAAGCATTAATGTCTATGATGTTACGGGGAAGTTAATTTACACTAAGGATGTTGCTAAAATTAATAATAATAGCTATAGGTTGGATTTAAGCGACTATGCTACGGGTGTTTATTTCTTAAATTTAGAATCTAAAACGAGCAAAATAACTAAAAAAATAGTTGTTAATTAA
- a CDS encoding nuclear transport factor 2 family protein, producing MKFFKFSIFCVVLLFSCKNEEVRLDSALVKKAINTNIEAWHKAASDADYESYFDLMTKDGVFIGTDASENWQLADFKSYAKPHFDKGKAWSFSTLERTIYLDSNQNMAWFDELLDTQMEICRGSGVVQYVDGQWRIKHYVLSMTIPNDKVGDVINIKKKADSIARIELLK from the coding sequence ATGAAATTTTTTAAGTTTTCTATTTTCTGTGTAGTACTTCTTTTTTCATGTAAAAATGAAGAAGTTAGGTTGGATTCCGCTTTGGTTAAAAAAGCTATTAATACTAATATAGAGGCTTGGCATAAGGCGGCGTCAGATGCTGATTATGAAAGTTATTTTGATTTAATGACAAAAGATGGTGTTTTTATTGGGACTGATGCTTCAGAAAATTGGCAGTTAGCAGATTTTAAATCGTATGCTAAACCCCATTTTGATAAAGGGAAGGCGTGGAGTTTTTCTACTTTAGAAAGAACTATATATTTGGATTCTAATCAGAATATGGCCTGGTTTGATGAATTGCTTGATACGCAAATGGAAATTTGTCGTGGTTCGGGTGTTGTTCAATATGTAGATGGACAATGGAGGATTAAGCATTATGTATTGTCTATGACTATTCCAAATGATAAGGTGGGAGATGTTATTAATATAAAGAAAAAAGCAGATAGTATAGCAAGAATAGAATTGCTAAAATGA
- a CDS encoding NAD-dependent epimerase/dehydratase family protein, with protein sequence MSGKILIIGAGGQIGSELTYKLRAIHGDSNVIASDLNYNNLALVNSGTFEIIDAMDYASIKICCEKHNIDTIYLMAAILSATGEKYPMKAWDLNMESLFHILNLAKAKAIKKVFWPSSIAVFGPTTPTENTPQHTVMEPTTVYGITKQVGERWCQYYHEKYGVDVRSLRYPGIISWKTLPGGGTTDYAVEIYHEALKQKQYECFLSEDTALPMMYMDDAINATVNIMSADAEKVKIRSSYNLSGISFTPKEIADSIKKQIPEFEITYNPDFRQSIADSWPSSIDDTEAREQWNWKHQFDLDGITKDMLKNLSK encoded by the coding sequence ATGAGTGGAAAGATATTAATTATTGGAGCCGGTGGTCAAATTGGCTCTGAACTTACTTACAAATTAAGAGCAATACACGGTGACTCTAATGTTATTGCAAGTGACTTAAATTACAACAATTTAGCATTAGTAAATTCTGGTACTTTTGAAATAATTGACGCTATGGATTATGCTTCAATTAAGATTTGTTGCGAAAAGCATAATATTGACACTATTTACTTAATGGCAGCCATCCTTAGTGCCACAGGTGAAAAATACCCTATGAAAGCCTGGGATTTAAACATGGAGTCGTTATTTCATATTCTAAACCTAGCAAAAGCGAAAGCTATTAAAAAAGTATTCTGGCCTTCAAGTATTGCTGTTTTTGGACCAACAACACCTACCGAAAACACACCTCAACATACCGTAATGGAACCAACAACCGTATATGGTATTACCAAACAAGTAGGAGAACGTTGGTGCCAGTATTACCACGAGAAGTATGGTGTAGATGTAAGAAGCCTACGTTACCCAGGTATTATTAGCTGGAAAACACTTCCTGGGGGCGGCACAACAGATTATGCAGTAGAAATCTATCACGAAGCGCTAAAACAAAAGCAATATGAATGCTTTTTAAGCGAAGACACCGCATTACCTATGATGTACATGGATGACGCTATTAACGCAACAGTAAACATTATGTCCGCTGATGCTGAAAAAGTTAAAATAAGATCCTCTTACAACCTATCAGGTATAAGTTTTACACCCAAAGAAATTGCTGATTCTATTAAAAAACAAATTCCTGAATTTGAAATAACCTATAACCCAGACTTTAGACAATCAATCGCAGATTCTTGGCCAAGCAGTATTGATGATACAGAAGCTAGAGAACAATGGAACTGGAAGCATCAATTTGACTTAGATGGCATCACTAAAGACATGCTTAAAAACTTAAGCAAATAA
- the rseP gene encoding RIP metalloprotease RseP, with protein sequence MEFIIKIGQFLLSLSLLIVLHELGHFIPAKLFKTKVEKFYLFFDVKFSLFKKKIGETVYGIGWLPLGGYVKIAGMIDESMDKDQMALPPQPWEFRSKPAWQRLIIMLGGVFVNFVLAYVIYVAMSFTYGDTDITASSMKDGYWIDNPLLNDIGFKTGDKIIAVDGIKVNSHLDVVKNLIKTEKYTIDRNGETVNIDLPVDFLGQLSSRKVKGSLFKLRFPFMVGEVSDTMANKGVALKEGDILLSINNKELRYYDELAPRLLNYKNQTVATTFLRGKETVKIDLKVDANGKFGIGAAEDAKRFDELGYYNKTLKEYTFLESFGGGKDKFVAQVSGYFDQLAKIFSPSTGAYKGVGGFKAIYDVFPGTWIWQNFWGLTAFLSIMLGVLNLLPIPALDGGHVVFLLFEIISGRQPSEKFLEKAQVVGFFILIALVLFANGNDIFKAIFN encoded by the coding sequence ATGGAGTTTATTATAAAAATTGGACAGTTTTTGTTAAGTCTGTCATTACTAATTGTTTTACATGAGTTAGGACATTTTATTCCTGCAAAATTATTTAAAACTAAAGTCGAAAAGTTTTATTTGTTTTTTGATGTAAAATTTTCATTGTTTAAAAAGAAAATAGGTGAGACTGTTTATGGTATTGGTTGGTTGCCTCTTGGTGGTTATGTTAAAATTGCTGGGATGATTGATGAGAGTATGGATAAGGATCAGATGGCTTTACCGCCACAACCTTGGGAGTTTAGATCAAAACCAGCGTGGCAACGTCTAATTATTATGTTAGGTGGTGTTTTTGTAAATTTTGTGCTAGCTTATGTGATATATGTCGCTATGTCTTTTACTTATGGAGATACAGATATTACGGCTTCTAGTATGAAGGATGGGTATTGGATTGATAACCCTTTATTAAATGATATAGGTTTTAAAACAGGAGATAAAATTATCGCTGTAGATGGTATTAAGGTAAATAGCCATTTAGATGTGGTTAAAAATCTAATTAAAACAGAAAAATATACGATTGACAGAAATGGAGAAACGGTTAATATAGATTTACCAGTAGATTTTCTTGGTCAATTATCTTCGCGAAAAGTGAAGGGTAGTCTTTTTAAATTAAGATTTCCGTTTATGGTGGGAGAGGTTTCTGATACCATGGCAAATAAAGGTGTGGCTCTAAAAGAAGGGGATATATTATTGTCAATTAATAATAAGGAACTTAGATATTATGACGAATTAGCACCAAGATTATTAAACTACAAGAATCAAACAGTTGCTACGACGTTTTTAAGAGGCAAAGAGACTGTTAAAATAGATTTAAAGGTCGATGCTAATGGTAAATTTGGTATTGGTGCAGCGGAAGACGCTAAGCGCTTTGATGAGCTTGGTTATTATAACAAGACACTAAAAGAATATACGTTTTTAGAAAGTTTTGGTGGTGGTAAAGATAAGTTTGTGGCGCAAGTCAGTGGTTATTTTGATCAATTAGCTAAAATTTTTAGTCCAAGTACAGGGGCTTATAAAGGTGTGGGTGGCTTCAAAGCTATTTACGATGTTTTTCCAGGAACATGGATTTGGCAAAACTTTTGGGGTTTAACAGCCTTTTTGTCTATTATGTTAGGAGTGCTTAATTTATTACCTATTCCTGCTTTAGATGGAGGACATGTCGTGTTTTTATTGTTCGAAATTATATCAGGACGTCAACCAAGTGAAAAGTTTTTAGAGAAAGCTCAAGTGGTTGGATTTTTCATTTTGATAGCGTTAGTGCTGTTTGCGAACGGTAATGATATCTTTAAAGCAATATTTAATTAA